In Curtobacterium sp. TC1, the following proteins share a genomic window:
- a CDS encoding UPF0182 family protein, with the protein MVTIIVLAALVIGFFIFASLYTDYAWFAQLGFQQVLTTRWIAGTLMFLAGFLGMAVPVFLSIGLAFRYRPVYAKLNSQLDRYQQVIEPLRRAVMIGIPVVLGIFAGLSTSGRWSMVLEYFNRTPFGKTDPQFGLDIGFYVFELPFWRSIVAYSSAVVLIAGLAALAACYLYGALRFGGREVRISRAARIQLAVTAALYIALQAVSLWLDQYAALTKSNSLITGAQYTEVNAVIPGREIMAGIAAIVAILFIVTAVIGRWRISIVGTGLLLVAAIVIGGIYPWIVQRLQVKPSERTYESTYIERNIKATRDAYGVSDVKEQNYDATTEASSGALAQDAQTTANIRLIDPKIVSDTFSQLQQYRQYYQFPDELDVDRYDVKGETEDTVIAVRDIDLDGLSSAANTQYNRAFVYTHGYGVTAAFGNQRASDGKPVFLESGIPSNGALGDFQQRVYFGETSPAYSIVGAPKGSKDVELDYPSGSDDDNGGNATTTYSGDGGPSVGNFFNRLVYAAKFQSEQVLLSDAVNKDSQILYDRDPITRVQKVAPYLTVDSDAYPAIVDHRIQWVVDGYTTSDAYPYSQSQSLSDSISGSESSAYRTDQVNYIRNSVKATVDAYTGKVTLYAWDTKDPVLKTWEKIFPTSVKSVSSMSAELLDHVRYPTDLFKVQRSILGTYHVTNANSFYSGDDAWNTPQEPTTTGGTDSDATAADTSTTTNALGAQTTTTASKANLQDPYYLTMKVPGQETAYNLYTTYIPQQSAGANNRNVLTGYLAADSDAGGAGKGKKASGYGKLTLLTMPKTDNIPGPAQVQNLFNSDTTVSQELNILKRGNSTVKQGNLLTLPVGGGFLYVQPVYVQSTSSGSYPLLQKVLVAFGDKIAFEDTLDEALNSLFGGDSGAAAGDSDASGSGSGSGSSDSDSGSSDSGSDSDTGSGSTGGTSGSGATGNDALQQALSDANDALQDRQQAYADNDLVAAAEADKRLQEAIEAATAAEDGS; encoded by the coding sequence GTGGTCACGATCATCGTGCTGGCCGCACTGGTGATCGGCTTCTTCATCTTCGCCAGCCTGTACACGGACTACGCGTGGTTCGCGCAGCTCGGGTTCCAGCAGGTCCTCACGACGCGGTGGATCGCAGGGACCTTGATGTTCCTCGCGGGCTTCCTGGGCATGGCGGTGCCGGTCTTCCTGAGCATCGGGCTGGCCTTCCGGTACCGCCCGGTCTACGCGAAGCTCAACTCGCAGCTGGACCGGTACCAGCAGGTCATCGAGCCGCTGCGTCGTGCCGTCATGATCGGCATCCCGGTGGTGCTCGGCATCTTCGCCGGGTTGTCGACCTCGGGGCGCTGGAGCATGGTGCTCGAGTACTTCAACCGGACGCCGTTCGGCAAGACGGACCCGCAGTTCGGCCTCGACATCGGCTTCTACGTCTTCGAGCTGCCGTTCTGGCGCTCGATCGTGGCGTACTCGTCGGCCGTGGTGCTGATCGCCGGCCTCGCCGCCCTCGCTGCCTGCTACCTGTACGGCGCGCTGCGCTTCGGGGGACGTGAGGTCCGCATCTCGCGTGCCGCGCGCATCCAGCTCGCCGTCACCGCAGCGCTCTACATCGCACTGCAGGCCGTGAGCCTCTGGCTCGACCAGTACGCGGCGCTCACGAAGTCGAACTCGCTCATTACCGGTGCCCAGTACACCGAGGTGAACGCGGTCATCCCGGGTCGCGAGATCATGGCGGGCATCGCGGCGATCGTCGCGATCCTGTTCATCGTCACGGCGGTCATCGGTCGCTGGCGCATCTCGATCGTCGGGACCGGGCTGCTGCTCGTCGCCGCGATCGTCATCGGGGGCATCTACCCCTGGATCGTCCAGCGCCTGCAGGTCAAGCCCTCGGAGCGCACGTACGAATCCACGTACATCGAGCGGAACATCAAGGCCACGCGTGACGCCTACGGTGTCTCCGACGTCAAGGAACAGAACTACGACGCCACGACCGAGGCCAGCTCGGGCGCCCTCGCGCAAGACGCCCAGACGACGGCGAACATCCGCCTCATCGACCCGAAGATCGTCTCCGACACCTTCAGTCAGCTGCAGCAGTACCGGCAGTACTACCAGTTCCCGGACGAGCTCGACGTCGACCGTTACGACGTCAAGGGCGAGACCGAGGACACCGTCATCGCGGTGCGCGACATCGACCTCGACGGGCTGAGCTCTGCTGCGAACACCCAGTACAACCGGGCGTTCGTGTACACCCACGGCTACGGCGTGACCGCGGCCTTCGGCAACCAGCGCGCGAGCGACGGCAAGCCGGTGTTCCTCGAGTCGGGCATCCCGTCGAACGGTGCGCTGGGGGACTTCCAGCAGCGCGTGTACTTCGGTGAGACCTCGCCGGCGTACTCGATCGTCGGCGCCCCGAAGGGCTCGAAGGACGTCGAGCTCGACTACCCCTCCGGGTCCGATGACGACAACGGCGGGAACGCCACCACGACGTACTCCGGTGACGGCGGACCGAGTGTGGGCAACTTCTTCAACCGACTCGTCTACGCGGCGAAGTTCCAGTCGGAGCAGGTCCTGCTGTCGGACGCCGTCAACAAGGACTCGCAGATCCTCTACGACCGCGACCCGATCACGCGTGTGCAGAAGGTGGCTCCGTACCTGACGGTCGACAGCGACGCCTACCCGGCGATCGTCGACCACCGCATCCAGTGGGTCGTGGACGGCTACACGACGAGCGACGCCTACCCGTACTCGCAGAGCCAGAGCCTGTCGGACAGCATCTCCGGTTCGGAGTCCTCGGCGTACCGCACCGACCAGGTGAACTACATCCGCAACTCGGTGAAGGCCACGGTCGACGCCTACACGGGCAAGGTGACCCTCTACGCGTGGGACACCAAGGACCCGGTGCTGAAGACCTGGGAGAAGATCTTCCCGACGTCGGTCAAGTCGGTGTCGAGCATGAGCGCCGAGCTGCTGGACCACGTCCGGTACCCGACGGACCTCTTCAAGGTGCAGCGGTCGATCCTCGGCACGTACCACGTGACGAACGCGAACTCGTTCTACTCGGGTGACGACGCGTGGAACACGCCGCAGGAGCCCACCACGACCGGCGGGACGGACAGCGACGCGACCGCCGCGGACACGTCGACGACCACGAACGCCCTGGGCGCGCAGACGACGACGACAGCGAGCAAGGCGAACCTGCAGGACCCGTACTACCTGACGATGAAGGTGCCGGGGCAGGAGACCGCGTACAACCTGTACACGACCTACATCCCGCAGCAGTCCGCCGGCGCGAACAACCGCAACGTCCTGACGGGGTACCTGGCGGCCGATTCCGACGCGGGAGGTGCGGGCAAGGGCAAGAAGGCGTCGGGCTACGGCAAGCTCACGTTGTTGACGATGCCGAAGACCGACAACATCCCGGGCCCGGCGCAGGTGCAGAACCTGTTCAACTCGGACACCACGGTGTCGCAGGAGCTGAACATCCTGAAGCGCGGCAACTCGACGGTGAAGCAGGGCAACCTGCTCACGCTGCCGGTCGGCGGCGGCTTCCTGTACGTGCAGCCCGTGTACGTCCAGTCGACGTCGAGCGGCTCGTACCCGCTGCTGCAGAAGGTGCTGGTCGCGTTCGGCGACAAGATCGCGTTCGAGGACACCCTCGACGAGGCGCTCAACTCGCTGTTCGGCGGTGACTCCGGTGCTGCTGCCGGCGATTCCGATGCCAGCGGCTCGGGGAGTGGCTCCGGCTCGTCGGATTCGGACTCGGGTTCGTCCGACTCCGGCTCCGACTCCGACACGGGGTCCGGTTCGACGGGCGGTACGAGCGGATCGGGTGCCACGGGCAACGACGCGCTGCAGCAGGCGCTGTCCGACGCGAACGACGCCCTGCAGGACCGCCAGCAGGCCTACGCCGACAACGACCTGGTCGCCGCGGCCGAGGCCGACAAGCGCCTGCAAGAGGCGATCGAGGCCGCGACCGCAGCCGAAGACGGTAGCTGA
- a CDS encoding carbon-nitrogen hydrolase family protein: MGTLTIAAAQFAPADDSAANLETVRAAAVDAAARGAALLVTPEYSSYFTAEIDDRFVAAAQPLDGPFVSGLQDIARDTGVALVVGIAETTEAETTEAATTEAATTEAATTDAAATAGPTRFRNTLVAVLPTGELAATYRKVHLYDAFGSRESDRIESGDPEQLPVFELEGVRIGLETCYDLRFPEVTRRLAAPEHGAADVVVLPAEWVRGPGKEHHWRTLLTARAIENTVWVVGVGQTPPVGIGASVVLDPSGVAVAAAGSTPGTLVATVDTAVTAAVRQVNPSLALRRYEVALRALPGGAARP; this comes from the coding sequence ATGGGCACCCTCACGATCGCCGCCGCGCAGTTCGCTCCCGCGGACGACAGCGCCGCGAACCTCGAGACCGTCCGGGCCGCGGCCGTCGACGCCGCCGCGCGGGGAGCGGCTCTGCTCGTCACGCCGGAGTACTCGTCGTACTTCACCGCCGAGATCGACGACCGGTTCGTCGCCGCAGCGCAACCGCTCGACGGCCCCTTCGTGTCAGGGCTGCAGGACATCGCCCGCGACACCGGTGTCGCACTGGTCGTCGGGATCGCCGAGACGACGGAAGCCGAGACGACGGAAGCAGCGACGACAGAAGCAGCGACGACAGAAGCAGCGACGACGGACGCGGCGGCCACGGCGGGTCCCACGCGCTTCCGCAACACCCTGGTGGCGGTGCTCCCCACCGGCGAGCTCGCGGCGACGTACCGGAAGGTGCACCTCTACGACGCCTTCGGGTCGCGGGAGTCCGACCGCATCGAGTCCGGCGATCCGGAGCAGCTGCCGGTCTTCGAGCTCGAGGGCGTCCGGATCGGACTCGAGACCTGTTACGACCTGCGCTTCCCCGAGGTCACCCGGCGGCTGGCCGCACCGGAGCACGGTGCGGCCGACGTCGTCGTGCTGCCGGCCGAGTGGGTGCGCGGCCCGGGCAAGGAACACCACTGGCGGACGCTGCTCACGGCGCGGGCGATCGAGAACACCGTGTGGGTCGTCGGCGTCGGCCAGACGCCGCCGGTCGGCATCGGCGCCTCGGTGGTGCTCGACCCCTCCGGCGTCGCGGTCGCCGCCGCCGGGTCCACGCCCGGCACGCTCGTCGCGACCGTCGACACCGCCGTGACCGCGGCGGTCCGGCAGGTCAACCCGTCGCTGGCACTCCGGCGGTACGAGGTCGCGCTGCGCGCCCTGCCCGGAGGCGCGGCTCGCCCCTGA
- a CDS encoding aminotransferase class I/II-fold pyridoxal phosphate-dependent enzyme, whose amino-acid sequence MRQAGPWLRAAEGAMLLGPDGIPAPTVFAEMSALAASTGAINLGQGFPDQDGPAEVLEAAVRAIRDGVNQYPPGRGTADLRTAVAEHQQRWYGLDVDPDREVLVTAGATEALAATLLALVEPGDEVITFEPFYDAYGALVRLAGGTHVTVPLTAPDFLPDEDTLRAAFTDRTRVVLVNTPHNPTGRVLPDEVLRTIVELATRYDAVIVTDEVYEHLTFTVPHTPIATLPGAAERTVSISSAGKTFSTTGWKIGWLTAPPTLVDAITTVKQYLTFVNGAPFQPAVAVGLRLPDAVFAGIAAELAAKHALLASGLRSAGFDVMRPDGGYFVIADTAPLGYDDARAFCLELPALAGVVGVPVSAFVRPDHAAGYRSLVRFAFCKRRSVLEDAADRLARLHAPS is encoded by the coding sequence ATGCGGCAGGCAGGACCCTGGTTGCGAGCAGCCGAGGGAGCGATGCTCCTCGGACCGGACGGCATCCCCGCGCCCACCGTCTTCGCCGAGATGAGCGCCCTCGCCGCGAGCACCGGAGCGATCAACCTCGGGCAGGGCTTCCCCGACCAGGACGGCCCCGCCGAGGTGCTCGAAGCCGCGGTCCGCGCCATCCGGGACGGCGTCAACCAGTACCCGCCCGGACGCGGGACGGCCGACCTCCGCACCGCCGTGGCCGAGCACCAGCAGCGGTGGTACGGCCTCGACGTCGACCCCGACCGCGAGGTCCTGGTCACCGCAGGCGCCACCGAGGCCCTCGCCGCGACGCTCCTCGCCCTGGTCGAACCCGGCGACGAGGTCATCACGTTCGAACCGTTCTACGACGCCTACGGCGCGCTCGTCCGGCTCGCCGGCGGCACCCACGTCACGGTGCCCCTCACGGCCCCCGACTTCCTGCCGGACGAGGACACCCTGCGGGCCGCGTTCACCGACCGCACCCGCGTCGTCCTCGTCAACACGCCGCACAACCCGACCGGCAGGGTCCTGCCCGACGAGGTCCTGCGCACGATCGTGGAACTCGCGACCCGGTACGACGCCGTGATCGTCACCGACGAGGTCTACGAGCACCTGACGTTCACCGTCCCGCACACCCCAATCGCCACCCTGCCCGGAGCCGCCGAGCGGACGGTGTCGATCTCGAGCGCCGGCAAGACCTTCAGCACGACCGGGTGGAAGATCGGGTGGCTGACCGCTCCCCCGACACTCGTCGACGCGATCACGACGGTGAAGCAGTACCTGACCTTCGTCAACGGTGCGCCGTTCCAGCCGGCCGTCGCCGTGGGACTGCGGTTGCCCGACGCCGTCTTCGCCGGGATCGCCGCCGAACTCGCCGCCAAGCACGCACTGCTCGCCTCGGGGCTCCGGTCAGCGGGCTTCGACGTGATGCGCCCGGACGGCGGGTACTTCGTGATCGCCGACACCGCGCCGCTCGGGTACGACGACGCGCGGGCCTTCTGTCTCGAGCTGCCCGCACTGGCCGGGGTCGTCGGCGTGCCGGTGTCGGCGTTCGTCCGACCGGACCACGCCGCGGGCTACCGGTCGCTCGTGCGGTTCGCGTTCTGCAAGCGGCGCTCGGTCCTCGAGGACGCCGCCGACCGCCTCGCACGCCTCCACGCGCCGTCCTGA
- a CDS encoding S1C family serine protease, producing MTDTTPNGQGDERRPDDAASPAASEDAAAAATKGNMSMPNDSEQFDDTERSDPAAQHAAPSDDATGADHTDVIPSATDHPTDRYTAPYPTLSGDQQRGPGQQQTGYGQQASPYGQASQYGQQPAADQTSPYGQQSQYGQQGQYGQQSQYGQQGQYGQQGQYGQQGQYGQNQQSQYGQKNPYGQNQQSPYGQQPTAGQPRYGEYAQPASAAAPASSSEYATASAQAPQSATSAFGDVDGANQRNGHYFDDGASGAASTPAGTRSGRNKLVLPIIAGLVVAGLVGGGAGWLAGSSQGGTVTSSSGSSQGGNLTVNDYDSATVVTAVAAQATPSVVTINVSASSEAGTGSGVVMSKDGYIVTNTHVVTLDGDSSNGRITVTTSNGKIYAGKLIGTDPTVDLAVIKIDATDLKPMEFADSSKLNVGDTAVAIGAPLGLSNTVTDGIVSTLNRSIQVTSSAPSEGGDSNEGGNGGSGPFDFWGNGDNGSSSSANTTVSLPVIQTDASINPGNSGGALLDAKGKLIGINVAIASAGSSSSSDSAAGSIGVGFSIPSNLVERVANEIKDKGSATHGLLGATVGDASEDTSATQMGALIKSVSSGGAAAKAGLQKGDVVTKIGSATVSDATDLTAQVRFFAGGASTTISYIRNGQSHEADVTLGTYDSKG from the coding sequence ATGACCGACACCACGCCCAACGGGCAGGGCGACGAACGCCGTCCGGACGATGCGGCATCGCCTGCCGCCAGCGAGGACGCCGCCGCAGCGGCCACGAAGGGGAACATGTCGATGCCGAACGACTCCGAGCAGTTCGACGACACCGAGCGGTCCGACCCCGCCGCGCAGCACGCGGCTCCGTCCGACGACGCCACGGGCGCCGACCACACCGACGTGATCCCGTCGGCGACCGACCACCCCACGGACCGCTACACGGCTCCGTACCCGACGCTCTCCGGTGACCAGCAGCGCGGCCCCGGCCAGCAGCAGACCGGCTACGGGCAGCAGGCCTCGCCGTACGGGCAGGCGTCCCAGTACGGGCAGCAGCCTGCGGCCGACCAGACGAGCCCGTACGGCCAGCAGTCGCAGTACGGCCAGCAGGGCCAGTACGGCCAGCAGTCGCAGTACGGCCAGCAGGGCCAGTACGGCCAGCAGGGCCAGTACGGCCAGCAGGGTCAGTACGGCCAGAACCAGCAGAGCCAGTACGGCCAGAAGAACCCGTACGGCCAGAACCAGCAGTCCCCGTACGGCCAGCAGCCGACCGCGGGTCAGCCCCGGTACGGCGAGTACGCCCAGCCGGCCTCCGCCGCGGCCCCCGCGTCCTCGTCGGAGTACGCGACCGCATCGGCGCAGGCGCCGCAGTCCGCCACGAGTGCCTTCGGCGACGTCGACGGCGCGAACCAGCGCAACGGCCACTACTTCGACGACGGCGCCTCCGGCGCGGCCTCGACCCCCGCCGGCACCCGCTCGGGCCGCAACAAGCTCGTCCTGCCGATCATCGCCGGACTGGTCGTCGCAGGTCTGGTCGGCGGCGGTGCCGGCTGGCTCGCCGGGTCGTCGCAGGGCGGCACGGTCACGTCGTCGTCCGGTTCGTCGCAGGGCGGCAACCTGACGGTGAACGACTACGACTCCGCGACCGTCGTCACCGCGGTCGCGGCACAGGCGACACCGTCGGTCGTGACGATCAACGTGTCGGCCAGCAGCGAGGCCGGGACCGGCTCGGGCGTCGTGATGAGCAAGGACGGCTACATCGTCACGAACACCCACGTGGTGACGCTCGACGGCGACAGCTCGAACGGCCGCATCACGGTGACGACCTCGAACGGCAAGATCTACGCGGGCAAGCTCATCGGCACCGACCCGACGGTCGACCTCGCCGTCATCAAGATCGACGCGACCGACCTCAAGCCGATGGAGTTCGCCGACTCGTCGAAGCTCAACGTCGGTGACACCGCGGTCGCGATCGGTGCGCCCCTGGGCCTGTCGAACACGGTCACGGACGGCATCGTCTCGACCCTGAACCGCAGCATCCAGGTCACGTCGAGCGCTCCCAGCGAGGGCGGCGACTCCAACGAGGGCGGCAACGGCGGCAGCGGTCCCTTCGACTTCTGGGGCAACGGCGACAACGGCAGCAGCTCGTCCGCGAACACGACGGTCTCGCTGCCGGTCATCCAGACCGACGCGTCGATCAACCCCGGCAACTCCGGTGGTGCGCTGCTCGACGCGAAGGGCAAGCTGATCGGCATCAACGTCGCGATCGCGTCGGCCGGCAGCTCGTCGTCGTCGGACTCGGCGGCCGGCAGCATCGGCGTGGGCTTCTCGATCCCGTCGAACCTGGTGGAGCGCGTCGCGAACGAGATCAAGGACAAGGGCTCGGCCACGCACGGTCTGCTCGGTGCCACCGTGGGCGATGCATCCGAGGACACGAGCGCGACCCAGATGGGTGCCCTCATCAAGTCGGTCTCGTCCGGCGGGGCGGCCGCGAAGGCCGGTCTGCAGAAGGGCGACGTCGTCACGAAGATCGGTTCGGCGACCGTCTCCGACGCGACCGACCTGACGGCGCAGGTCCGCTTCTTCGCGGGCGGCGCGTCGACGACGATCAGCTACATCCGGAACGGCCAGTCCCACGAGGCGGACGTGACCCTGGGCACGTACGACAGCAAGGGCTGA
- a CDS encoding glycosyltransferase family 2 protein: MQTDGQPLPGVSYVMPVLNEVTEVRAAVASLLDQDYSGVFEVILALGPSIDGTNELVAEMSAADPRIRAIDNPVGSTPAGLNVAIRASVHPVVVRVDAHSVLPSDYTRIAVRTLLESGADNVGGIMRAEGRSPFERAVALAYGSRVGLGGTPHHVGGTAGPAETAYLGVFRRDRLFEVGLFDEGIKRGQDWELNRRLRQTGGTVWFTPELVVTYRPRPSLKRLVRQFVATGLWRGELARRFPANNGLRYFVPPAMVAAMAVGILAGIVGIIGAALGSPVAWALLGFAVPAVYLLFVIVGSVAVARRSGVATFLWLLVVLPCIHVGWGLGFIIGFLTRTSELTTHTGR; this comes from the coding sequence ATGCAGACAGACGGACAGCCCCTGCCGGGCGTCTCGTACGTGATGCCCGTGCTCAACGAGGTCACCGAGGTCCGCGCTGCGGTCGCCAGCCTGCTCGACCAGGACTACTCCGGCGTGTTCGAGGTCATCCTCGCGCTCGGCCCCTCGATCGACGGCACGAACGAACTCGTCGCCGAGATGAGTGCGGCCGATCCGCGCATCCGGGCGATCGACAACCCGGTCGGGTCCACACCGGCGGGTCTGAACGTCGCGATCCGGGCGTCGGTGCACCCCGTCGTGGTCCGTGTCGACGCACACTCGGTCCTGCCCTCGGACTACACGCGCATCGCCGTCCGCACCCTGCTCGAGTCCGGCGCGGACAACGTCGGCGGCATCATGCGCGCCGAGGGCCGCAGCCCGTTCGAGCGAGCCGTCGCGCTGGCGTACGGCAGCCGCGTCGGGCTCGGCGGGACCCCGCACCACGTCGGCGGGACCGCGGGCCCCGCCGAGACGGCGTACCTCGGCGTCTTCCGTCGCGACCGTCTGTTCGAGGTCGGCCTGTTCGACGAGGGCATCAAGCGTGGTCAGGACTGGGAGCTCAACCGACGCCTGCGCCAGACCGGCGGCACCGTCTGGTTCACCCCCGAGCTGGTCGTCACCTACCGCCCGCGACCGAGCCTGAAGCGTCTGGTGCGGCAGTTCGTCGCGACCGGGTTGTGGCGCGGGGAGCTCGCCCGCCGGTTCCCCGCGAACAACGGCCTGCGGTACTTCGTGCCACCGGCGATGGTCGCCGCGATGGCCGTCGGGATCCTCGCCGGCATCGTCGGCATCATCGGTGCGGCCCTCGGCAGCCCGGTCGCCTGGGCACTGCTCGGGTTCGCCGTGCCCGCCGTGTACCTGCTCTTCGTCATCGTCGGGTCGGTCGCCGTCGCGCGTCGATCCGGGGTGGCGACCTTCCTCTGGTTGCTCGTGGTGCTGCCCTGCATCCACGTGGGTTGGGGGCTCGGTTTCATCATCGGGTTCCTCACCCGCACCTCCGAGTTGACCACCCACACCGGACGGTGA
- a CDS encoding CDP-alcohol phosphatidyltransferase family protein has product MTDHATPGRGSARPTSIAELRAVAQPDEVRARANAEHWTASLYLRDVSPYLTWVLLKTRVSANQVTGLMILVGWSIAAALLIPGIWGAALALVLGQLQMLVDCCDGEVARWRGTRSPAGVFLDKVGHYTTEGLIPVALGIRAATWPIHGADWMWTTIGCALGLVIVLNKALNDMVHVARANAGLDKLVDRRDASTAPSGRKLASLRRLARFLPFHRLYHSVELSMLAFLFALIGLAIGDTLASRILVGALLPLAVLATVGHFLAIIASKRVKA; this is encoded by the coding sequence ATGACCGACCACGCCACCCCCGGCCGCGGATCCGCACGCCCGACGTCGATCGCCGAGCTGCGGGCCGTCGCCCAGCCGGACGAGGTCCGTGCCCGCGCCAACGCCGAGCACTGGACGGCGTCGCTGTACCTGCGCGACGTCTCGCCGTACCTGACCTGGGTGCTGCTGAAGACCCGCGTCAGTGCGAACCAGGTGACCGGTCTGATGATCCTGGTCGGGTGGAGCATCGCCGCGGCCCTGCTCATCCCGGGCATCTGGGGCGCAGCGCTCGCCCTGGTGCTCGGGCAGCTGCAGATGCTCGTGGACTGCTGCGACGGCGAGGTCGCCCGGTGGCGTGGTACCCGGTCGCCCGCCGGGGTGTTCCTGGACAAGGTCGGGCACTACACGACCGAGGGTCTGATCCCGGTCGCGCTGGGCATCCGTGCCGCCACCTGGCCGATCCACGGCGCCGACTGGATGTGGACGACGATCGGTTGCGCCCTCGGTCTGGTCATCGTGCTGAACAAGGCACTCAACGACATGGTGCACGTCGCCCGCGCGAACGCGGGGCTCGACAAGCTCGTCGACCGACGCGACGCCTCGACCGCGCCGTCCGGTCGGAAGCTCGCCTCGCTGCGCCGCCTGGCCCGGTTCCTGCCGTTCCACCGCCTGTACCACTCGGTGGAGCTGAGCATGCTGGCGTTCCTCTTCGCGCTCATCGGACTGGCGATCGGCGACACGCTCGCCAGCCGGATCCTGGTCGGCGCGCTGCTGCCCCTCGCCGTGCTGGCGACCGTCGGGCACTTCCTGGCGATCATCGCGTCGAAGCGGGTCAAGGCATGA
- a CDS encoding glycosyltransferase family 2 protein, whose amino-acid sequence MTDDAETADPVTPGTVRRHAVPHRARPRVAVVSLSQGTRPEDLRRGLDSVLAQQGVELDVVCVGNGWEPTGLPDGVRTLALPENLGIPAGRNAGAEVVDGDYVFFLDDDASIPSVTFLQDAVARFERDPSLGLLQPRVVDPTGAANPRRWVPRIRKGEPDHSSPVFSVWEGAVVLPMDVYRVVGGWGAEYFYAHEGIELAWRVWDAGRRAWYAGDMVAHHPAIDPARHTEYYRLNARNRVWLARRNLPAPLRPLYVGSWAAIQVARWWRHPRRLGTWFAGIREGWATDCGPTRPMSWLTVARMTIAGRPPVV is encoded by the coding sequence ATGACCGACGACGCGGAGACCGCAGACCCGGTGACGCCGGGGACGGTGCGTCGCCACGCGGTCCCACACCGTGCGCGGCCGCGCGTCGCCGTCGTGAGCCTGTCGCAGGGCACCCGGCCGGAGGACCTCCGCCGCGGACTCGACAGCGTGCTCGCGCAGCAGGGCGTCGAGCTCGACGTGGTCTGCGTCGGCAACGGCTGGGAGCCGACCGGTCTGCCGGACGGGGTCCGGACGCTGGCGTTGCCGGAGAACCTCGGGATCCCGGCCGGACGGAACGCCGGCGCGGAGGTCGTCGACGGGGACTACGTGTTCTTCCTGGACGACGACGCCTCGATCCCGTCGGTGACGTTCCTGCAGGACGCCGTCGCCCGGTTCGAGCGCGACCCCTCGCTCGGACTGCTCCAGCCACGCGTGGTCGACCCGACCGGCGCCGCGAACCCGCGTCGCTGGGTCCCGCGCATCCGCAAGGGTGAGCCGGACCACTCGTCGCCGGTGTTCTCCGTGTGGGAGGGCGCCGTGGTGCTGCCGATGGACGTCTACCGGGTCGTCGGTGGCTGGGGCGCCGAGTACTTCTACGCCCACGAGGGCATCGAGCTCGCGTGGCGGGTGTGGGACGCCGGTCGACGTGCCTGGTACGCGGGCGACATGGTCGCCCACCACCCGGCCATCGACCCGGCGCGGCACACCGAGTACTACCGCCTGAACGCCCGCAACCGCGTCTGGCTGGCCCGACGGAACCTGCCGGCGCCGCTCCGGCCGCTGTACGTCGGCTCGTGGGCCGCGATCCAGGTCGCACGCTGGTGGCGGCACCCGCGACGCCTGGGGACGTGGTTCGCCGGGATCCGCGAGGGATGGGCCACCGACTGCGGACCGACCCGGCCGATGAGCTGGCTGACGGTCGCACGGATGACCATCGCCGGCCGCCCGCCGGTCGTGTGA